A window from Solanum stenotomum isolate F172 chromosome 7, ASM1918654v1, whole genome shotgun sequence encodes these proteins:
- the LOC125870488 gene encoding wall-associated receptor kinase-like 20 isoform X2, which yields MTMTILYRRKTNLYVLLLLHFFCYSCSQKTCPNCGSLEVPYPLSTNPNCGNPDYSIRCDPHSHKLYLDTLNGSSYVILRIMASFQRMVVQPSPWMPGTCVTQDMSVSEGLWLNQTIPFNVTSSNTIFLFNCSPRLLVSPLNCTPSSLCHKYLLSSGHVDAKRELQCASDVDPCCTFIAGGMPSAYKIRLHISGCQAFRSILHLDAMKPANEWEEGLEIQWSPPPEPHCKSQSDCSGASTCSPSVALKRSGRVSARARLAKAREDILKSNNGGKPARMFCLKEMKKATNGFSKDKILGHGGFGEVYKGELHDGTIVAVKLAKVGNVKSTQQVLNEVGILSQVNHRNLVKLLGCCIEAEQPLMIYEYISNGTLHDHLHGKYSTFLDWKTRLKIASQTAEALAYLHSTAYPPIYHRDVKSTNILLDNEFNAKVSDFGISRLACPGLSHVSTCAQGTLGYLDPEYFRNYQLTDKSDVYSFGVVLLEFLTSQKAVDFSRDENSVNLVSYVIQQENHGSVMDVVDRRLLGEEPLTNVTTGMDSFLALALSCLRETKTERPCMKDVVQQLHCISEIVDQEEPIEVS from the exons ATGACCATGACTATTCTTTACAGGAGGAAAACTAACCTGTATGTCTTACTGTTACTCCACTTCTTTTGTTACTCTTGTTCCCAAAAGACATGTCCAAACTGTGGTTCTCTAGAAGTTCCATATCCCTTGAGCACGAATCCCAACTGTGGCAACCCTGACTATTCTATCCGTTGTGATCCTCACTCTCACAAGCTCTATCTTGATACCCTTAATGGAAGCTCTTATGTCATCCTCAGAATTATGGCCTCGTTCCAGCGTATGGTGGTGCAACCATCACCCTGGATGCCTGGTACCTGTGTTACACAAGACATGTCAGTGAGTGAGGGACTGTGGTTGAACCAGACTATTCCGTTTAACGTTACTTCTTCTAACACTATCTTCTTATTTAATTGTTCTCCTCGTCTTCTAGTATCCCCTTTAAATTGCACACCTTCTAGCTTGTGCCATAAATATCTGCTTAGCTCTGGACATGTAGATGCTAAAAGGGAACTTCAGTGTGCAAGTGATGTTGATCCATGTTGCACATTTATTGCTGGCGGTATGCCCTCAGCATACAAGATACGCCTGCATATCTCGGGTTGCCAAGCATTTAGAAGCATTCTACACTTGGATGCTATGAAGCCAGCTAATGAATGGGAAGAGGGATTGGAAATTCAATGGTCTCCTCCACCCGAGCCACACTGTAAATCACAATCTGATTGCTCTGGAGCTTCTACATGTTCACCTTCTG TTGCTTTGAAAAGATCAGGAAGAGTCTCAGCCAGGGCTAGGCTTGCTAAGGCAAGAGAAGACATTCTAAAATCAAACAATGGTGGAAAACCGGCCAGGATGTTTTGTCTTAAGGAGATGAAGAAAGCTACAAATGGATTCTCAAAAGACAAAATCTTGGGCCATGGTGGTTTCGGAGAAGTTTATAAAGGCGAGCTTCACGATGGAACGATTGTAGCAGTAAAGTTAGCCAAAGTGGGAAATGTCAAGAGCACTCAACAAGTACTCAATGAAGTTGGGATCCTTTCTCAAGTCAATCACAGGAACCTGGTCAAGCTTTTAGGGTGCTGCATAGAAGCTGAACAGCCTTTGATGATTTACGAATACATTTCCAACGGAACCCTCCACGATCATCTTCATGGTAAGTACTCCACCTTTCTTGACTGGAAAACAAGGTTGAAAATTGCTTCACAAACTGCAGAAGCATTGGCTTATCTTCACTCAACTGCTTACCCTCCCATCTACCATAGAGATGTCAAATCTACAAACATACTCCTGGATAACGAATTCAATGCCAAAGTTTCCGACTTTGGGATATCAAGATTGGCTTGTCCAGGGTTGAGTCATGTGTCCACTTGTGCTCAGGGTACATTAGGTTACTTAGACCCTGAATATTTTCGCAACTACCAGCTAACCGATAAAAGTGATGTTTACAGCTTTGGGGTTGTGTTACTAGAATTTCTTACTTCTCAGAAGGCAGTTGACTTCTCACGAGACGAAAATAGTGTCAACTTGGTCTCTTATGTCATTCAGCAAGAAAACCACGGTTCAGTTATGGATGTAGTGGACAGGCGCTTGCTTGGCGAGGAGCCTTTGACTAATGTAACTACTGGTATGGACTCGTTCTTGGCGCTTGCACTTTCGTGTTTAAGAGAAACGAAGACAGAGAGACCCTGCATGAAAGATGTAGTTCAGCAACTTCACTGCATAAGTGAAATAGTTGATCAAGAAGAGCCTATTGAGGTTAGTTAG
- the LOC125870489 gene encoding peptidyl-prolyl cis-trans isomerase FKBP16-4, chloroplastic: MDLLLYHPLKATPFLNSLPSTPFSGNRPFSANWSRTSLPCVCLSKSSSLDVPEKNISQQNEGRRAMMGSFLIAAAGLCLCDVAGAASTSRRALRGAKIPESEYTTLPNGLKYYDLKVGAGAEVVKGSRVAIHYVAKWRNITFMTSRQGMGVGGGTPYGFDVGQSERGTVLKGLDLGVQGMRVGGQRLLIVPPELAYGKKGVQEIPPNATIEMDIELLSIKQSPFGTPVKIVEG; encoded by the exons ATGGATCTTCTCCTCTACCATCCCCTCAAAGCCACCCCTTTCCTCAACTCTCTCCCCTCAACTCCCTTCTCAG GAAACAGACCCTTTTCAGCCAACTGGAGTAGAACATCTTTACCTTGTGTTTGCTTGTCAAAATCATCATCTTTGGATGTtccagaaaaaaatatttctcagcAGAATGAAGGAAGAAGGGCAATGATGGGCTCTTTTCTTATAGCTG CTGCTGGACTTTGCCTCTGTGATGTGGCTGGAGCCGCTAGTACAAGCAGAAGAGCT CTCAGGGGAGCAAAAATACCAGAGAGCGAGTACACAACTCTTCCAAATGGTCTAAA GTATTATGACTTGAAGGTCGGCGCTGGAGCTGAAGTAGTGAAGGGATCTAGAGTTGCA ATCCACTACGTTGCTAAATGGAGGAACATCACATTCATGACAAGTAGACAAGGAATGGGAGTTGGTGGTGGAACA CCATATGGATTTGACGTGGGTCAATCAGAAAGGGGAACAGTTCTTAAAGGATTAGATCTCGGTGTTCAAGGGATGCGAGTAGGAGGACAG CGCCTGCTCATCGTTCCTCCTGAGCTAGCTTATGGGAAAAAAGGCGTGCAGGAAATTCCTCCAAATGCAACAATTGAG ATGGATATTGAACTGCTGTCTATTAAACAAAGCCCATTCGG AACTCCTGTCAAAATTGTTGAAGGATAA
- the LOC125870854 gene encoding uncharacterized protein LOC125870854, giving the protein MYGKKGRELVQEFAESEPGQLAAFNTDLVTQVLEECNSHFLHLNSLVRKMNAKTPAESSSANRPTQNDTVSNNESPDDNEPPETDRSSNAELPKDDNYHGLLIHHQSLTRNKRCLMAYVYNRAEVVRRLGWTLERVLPEEIEEKLSTSEKEYFKNHAATIQSYMSSLDLDLGVDMVPPKDPYIKVRVLDDIGNVVLSDQLANLARHAILFIRRTDAEQYISQGLMEELTS; this is encoded by the exons ATGTACGGGAAGAAGGGGAGAGAATTAGTTCAAGAATTTGCAGAGAGCGAACCCGGGCAGCTTGCAGCTTTTAAT ACTGACCTAGTTACACAAGTACTTGAAGAATGTAACAGCCATTTCCTGCACCTCAATTCCTTGGTGAG GAAAATGAATGCAAAAACACCTGCTGAAAGTTCAAGTGCAAACCGACCAACTCAGAACGACACAGTTTCAAATAACGAATCACCTGATGACAATGAGCCACCTGAGACTGATAGAAGTTCCAATGCAGAGCTCCCCAAAGATGATAATTACCATGGGCTGCTTATCCATCATCAGTCTCTCACTCGCAACAAGCGCTGTCTGATGGCTTATGT ATATAATCGAGCAGAAGTTGTTCGAAGATTGGGATGGACCCTTGAGCGTGTCCTCCCAGAAGAAATTGAAGAGAAGCTTAGTACCTCAGAGAAAGAATATTTTAAGAATCATGCTGCAACTATCCAATCATACATGTCATCACTTGATCTTGATTTGGGGGTG GATATGGTGCCTCCAAAAGATCCCTATATCAAGGTGAGGGTCCTTGATGATATTGGTAATGTGGTCCTCAGCGACCAATTAGCCAACCTTGCTCGTCATGCAATTCTTTTCATTAGGCGCACTGATGCAGAGCAGTATATTTCTCAG GGCTTAATGGAAGAACTCACGAGTTGA
- the LOC125870488 gene encoding wall-associated receptor kinase-like 20 isoform X1, whose translation MTMTILYRRKTNLYVLLLLHFFCYSCSQKTCPNCGSLEVPYPLSTNPNCGNPDYSIRCDPHSHKLYLDTLNGSSYVILRIMASFQRMVVQPSPWMPGTCVTQDMSVSEGLWLNQTIPFNVTSSNTIFLFNCSPRLLVSPLNCTPSSLCHKYLLSSGHVDAKRELQCASDVDPCCTFIAGGMPSAYKIRLHISGCQAFRSILHLDAMKPANEWEEGLEIQWSPPPEPHCKSQSDCSGASTCSPSGKNGVFRCFCNRDYYWNQSLGNCMKKKHSGFVLNISIGIALFSAFAVVVIAVALKRSGRVSARARLAKAREDILKSNNGGKPARMFCLKEMKKATNGFSKDKILGHGGFGEVYKGELHDGTIVAVKLAKVGNVKSTQQVLNEVGILSQVNHRNLVKLLGCCIEAEQPLMIYEYISNGTLHDHLHGKYSTFLDWKTRLKIASQTAEALAYLHSTAYPPIYHRDVKSTNILLDNEFNAKVSDFGISRLACPGLSHVSTCAQGTLGYLDPEYFRNYQLTDKSDVYSFGVVLLEFLTSQKAVDFSRDENSVNLVSYVIQQENHGSVMDVVDRRLLGEEPLTNVTTGMDSFLALALSCLRETKTERPCMKDVVQQLHCISEIVDQEEPIEVS comes from the coding sequence ATGACCATGACTATTCTTTACAGGAGGAAAACTAACCTGTATGTCTTACTGTTACTCCACTTCTTTTGTTACTCTTGTTCCCAAAAGACATGTCCAAACTGTGGTTCTCTAGAAGTTCCATATCCCTTGAGCACGAATCCCAACTGTGGCAACCCTGACTATTCTATCCGTTGTGATCCTCACTCTCACAAGCTCTATCTTGATACCCTTAATGGAAGCTCTTATGTCATCCTCAGAATTATGGCCTCGTTCCAGCGTATGGTGGTGCAACCATCACCCTGGATGCCTGGTACCTGTGTTACACAAGACATGTCAGTGAGTGAGGGACTGTGGTTGAACCAGACTATTCCGTTTAACGTTACTTCTTCTAACACTATCTTCTTATTTAATTGTTCTCCTCGTCTTCTAGTATCCCCTTTAAATTGCACACCTTCTAGCTTGTGCCATAAATATCTGCTTAGCTCTGGACATGTAGATGCTAAAAGGGAACTTCAGTGTGCAAGTGATGTTGATCCATGTTGCACATTTATTGCTGGCGGTATGCCCTCAGCATACAAGATACGCCTGCATATCTCGGGTTGCCAAGCATTTAGAAGCATTCTACACTTGGATGCTATGAAGCCAGCTAATGAATGGGAAGAGGGATTGGAAATTCAATGGTCTCCTCCACCCGAGCCACACTGTAAATCACAATCTGATTGCTCTGGAGCTTCTACATGTTCACCTTCTGGTAAAAACGGTGTCTTTCGCTGTTTTTGCAATCGTGACTATTATTGGAACCAAAGTCTAGGAAATTGCATGAAGAAGAAACACTCTGGTTTTGTATTAAATATATCTATTGGGATTGCCTTGTTTTCGGCTTTTGCTGTTGTGGTGATTGCAGTTGCTTTGAAAAGATCAGGAAGAGTCTCAGCCAGGGCTAGGCTTGCTAAGGCAAGAGAAGACATTCTAAAATCAAACAATGGTGGAAAACCGGCCAGGATGTTTTGTCTTAAGGAGATGAAGAAAGCTACAAATGGATTCTCAAAAGACAAAATCTTGGGCCATGGTGGTTTCGGAGAAGTTTATAAAGGCGAGCTTCACGATGGAACGATTGTAGCAGTAAAGTTAGCCAAAGTGGGAAATGTCAAGAGCACTCAACAAGTACTCAATGAAGTTGGGATCCTTTCTCAAGTCAATCACAGGAACCTGGTCAAGCTTTTAGGGTGCTGCATAGAAGCTGAACAGCCTTTGATGATTTACGAATACATTTCCAACGGAACCCTCCACGATCATCTTCATGGTAAGTACTCCACCTTTCTTGACTGGAAAACAAGGTTGAAAATTGCTTCACAAACTGCAGAAGCATTGGCTTATCTTCACTCAACTGCTTACCCTCCCATCTACCATAGAGATGTCAAATCTACAAACATACTCCTGGATAACGAATTCAATGCCAAAGTTTCCGACTTTGGGATATCAAGATTGGCTTGTCCAGGGTTGAGTCATGTGTCCACTTGTGCTCAGGGTACATTAGGTTACTTAGACCCTGAATATTTTCGCAACTACCAGCTAACCGATAAAAGTGATGTTTACAGCTTTGGGGTTGTGTTACTAGAATTTCTTACTTCTCAGAAGGCAGTTGACTTCTCACGAGACGAAAATAGTGTCAACTTGGTCTCTTATGTCATTCAGCAAGAAAACCACGGTTCAGTTATGGATGTAGTGGACAGGCGCTTGCTTGGCGAGGAGCCTTTGACTAATGTAACTACTGGTATGGACTCGTTCTTGGCGCTTGCACTTTCGTGTTTAAGAGAAACGAAGACAGAGAGACCCTGCATGAAAGATGTAGTTCAGCAACTTCACTGCATAAGTGAAATAGTTGATCAAGAAGAGCCTATTGAGGTTAGTTAG
- the LOC125870874 gene encoding protein CHUP1, chloroplastic: MENNSSKVEMMKPVFLKAGIPIALTLAGYIIAKITTRKISNFQISPIQENTHDEVSRKDENGHQNLEISESLSCIEAHDYDDDHCSTNTLYNDSSKSFDLYQNKSKFQANHQEISRNGDGHQNLENSETLSCVEANDNNHCSTNTLYKDSAESFNIYQEKCKIQENHHEFSRNEDGHQNLENSESLSCIEANDDDHCSTHTLYNDASESFNLYQEKHKIQEDIKAKFQHYTHLKEKEIALMDMQYKLLLEINKVEFFSKEITLMEAESQRFQNMVIEYLRIMELLDLSNSENSLLQKRVKKLLKKIKEHSRVVKEQKFQLEAKEKEISRNQEGLEMKDHVIKEMELVIQQLKMELELAKTSNQSKNDVEVVTIEDYKELVNELEQLQKEKASEDKELIYLRWCNACLRHELMRRNQEQMEQGKKQELNLGEENRENVEEFVPKVHDLIIGRSSSVGHNESCLNSPINDHSKRRKLMQKFKKWVEGSDKMKNETNCFKRHCVSDHTEDLIHPARKSCSSA, translated from the exons ATGGAAAACAATAGCTCAAAAGTAGAGATGATGAAGCCAGTATTCCTAAAGGCTGGAATACCAATAGCCCTCACTTTAGCTGGTTACATAATTGCCAAAATCACAACtagaaaaatctcaaattttcaaatttcaccaATTCAAGAAAATACTCATGATGAGGTCtcaagaaaagatgaaaatggtcatcaaaatcttgaaatttcAGAATCTTTATCTTGTATAGAAGCacatgattatgatgatgatcATTGTTCTACAAATACCCTTTACAATGATTCATCAAAAAGTTTTGatctttatcaaaataaatccaaATTTCAAGCAAATCATCAGGAAATCTCAAGAAATGGAGATGGTcatcaaaatcttgaaaattcAGAAACTTTATCTTGTGTAGAAGCTAATGATAATAATCATTGTTCTACAAACACCCTTTACAAAGATTCAGCAGAAAGTTTcaatatttatcaagaaaaatgcaaaattcaagaaaatcatCATGAGTTTTCAAGAAATGAAGATGGTcatcaaaatcttgaaaattcAGAATCTTTATCTTGTATTGAAGCTAATGATGATGATCATTGTTCTACACATACCCTTTACAATGATGCATCAGAAAGTTTCAATCTTTATcaagaaaaacacaaaattcaagAAGATATTAAGGCCAAATTTCAACACTATACTCacttgaaagagaaagaaattGCACTTATGGATATGCAATACAAGTTGTTATTAGAGATcaataaagttgagttctttaGTAAGGAAATTACACTAATGGAAGCAGAGAGCCAAAGATTTCAAAATATGGTAATTGAATATTTGAGAATTATGGAacttcttgatttgtcaaattCAGAAAATAGTTTGCTTCAAAAAAGAGTTAAGAAGCttttaaagaaaatcaaagaacatTCAAGAGTTGTGAAGGAGcaaaaatttcaacttgaagCTAAGGAAAAAGAAATTTCAAGAAATCAAGAAGGGCTAGAAATGAAAGATCATGTCATCAAGGAAATGGAATTGGTAATTCAGCAGCTGAAAATGGAGCTGGAATTGGCAAAGACTTCAAATCAATCAAAG AATGATGTAGAAGTTGTGACAATAGAAGATTACAAAGAATTGGTAAATGAACTAGAGCAATTGCAAAAGGAGAAAGCTAGTGAAGACAAAGAGCTAATATACTTAAGATGGTGCAATGCATGTTTAAGACATGAATTaatgagaagaaatcaagaacaAATGGAACAAGGGAAAAAACAAGAATTGAATTTGGgagaagaaaatagagaaaatgttGAAGAATTTGTACCAAAAGTACATGATTTAATAATTGGGAGGAGTTCATCAGTTGGGCATAATGAATCTTGCTTAAATTCACCTATTAATGATCATtcaaaaaggagaaaattaatgcaaaagttcaagaaatggGTAGAGGGAAgtgataaaatgaaaaatgaaacaaattgCTTTAAGAGGCATTGTGTTTCTGATCATACTGAGGATTTGATTCATCCTGCTAGAAAATCATGCTCTAGTGCCTAA
- the LOC125871879 gene encoding polyadenylate-binding protein 7-like, giving the protein MASLYVGDLHDSVTDGQLYEAFSEFKNLVDVRVCRDSSTGRSLCYGYVNFISSEDAVRAIEVKNHSTLNGKAIRVSWSRRDSDVRRSGTGNVFIKNLNDTIDSTKLEEIFQKFGNILSCKVAVSEDGRSKGFGFVQFETEDSANTAIEELNGSAVGGKEMYVGKFVKKSDRILPSPDEKYTNLFIKNLGLDISEEHLREKFSEFGKIISLVITKDENGCSKGFGYVNFENPDDARRAREAMNGSKLGCKILYVARAQKKTEREQILRRLFEERRKARLIKYQGSNVYVKNIDGDVKDHELRELFSQCGKITSAKLMLDEKGVSRGFGFVCFSRPEEANKAVNTFHGFMFGQKPLYVALAQRKEERQTQLLLKHAQGIAGLTGSSAFFPGGYPPLYYPAPGDLQVSEQPGQLYQPLIMRHGWMVNGFANSIRPSYQTSLIPSASQYRQLRGKKNGHMPDVPYWQQSVQSVASSKQSSYTQKVKYAPNGCGMKKGCVFSAGTSTKGSLSEVSDNLSTMLTAAPPKQQKQILGDHLYPLISQHKPHLAAKVTGMLLEMDNSELLSLFKSPESLAAMVQKAVEMLNLPKTEVSPRDSCLPNLLSAKLQST; this is encoded by the exons CTGTGCGTGCTATTGAGGTGAAAAATCATTCCACCCTCAATGGAAAAGCTATAAGGGTTAGTTGGTCCCGTCGTGATTCTGATGTGAGAAGAAGTGGAACTGGAAATGTATTCATCAAG AATCTAAATGATACAATTGACAGCACGAAGCTTGAAGAAATATTCCAGAAGTTTGGAAATATCTTATCCTGTAAAGTTGCCGTTTCTGAGGATGGAAGGAGTAAAGGATTTGGCTTTGTCCAGTTTGAGACTGAGGACAGTGCAAACACTGCTATTGAGGAGCTCAATGGATCTGCTGTTGGAGGAAAGGAGAT GTATGTAGGaaagtttgtcaaaaagagTGACCGGATTCTGCCCAGCCCTGATGAGAAAtatacaaatttgttcatcaaGAACCTGGGTCTTGACATCTCAGAAGAACATCTTAGAGAGAAGTTCTCTGAATTTGGGAAAATTATCAGCTTGGTCATTACGAAAGATGAGAATGGATGTTCAAAAGGTTTTGGTTATGTGAACTTTGAGAATCCAGATGATGCTAGGAGAGCAAGGGAAGCTATGAATGGATCAAAACTTG GCTGCAAGATCTTGTATGTAGCAAGAGCACAAAAGAAAACAGAACGCGAACAGATATTGAGGCGTTTGTTTGAGGAGAGAAGGAAGGCGCGACTTATTAAGTACCAG GGTTCAAATGTGTACGTCAAAAATATCGATGGTGATGTCAAGGATCACGAGTTGCGTGAATTATTCAGTCAATGTGGCAAAATCACTTCTGCAAAACTTATGCTAGATGAAAAAGGAGTCAGCAGGGGCTTTGGATTTGTATGTTTTTCCAGACCAGAGGAGGCCAATAAAGCGGTGAATACTTTTCATG GATTTATGTTTGGCCAAAAGCCATTGTATGTGGCTCTTGCTCAAAGGAAAGAGGAAAGGCAAACTCAATTACTGCTTAAGCATGCACAAGGAATTGCAGGTCTCACCGGATCTTCCGCTTTTTTCCCGGGTGGATATCCCCCTCTGTACTACCCAGCCCCTGGTGATCTACAAGTATCTGAACAACCAGGGCAGCTGTATCAGCCCCTGATTATGAGGCATGGTTGGATGGTCAATGGATTTGCAAACTCTATTAGACCTTCTTATCAAACTTCCTTG ATTCCTAGTGCTTCACAATATAGGCAGCTTAGGGGAAAGAAGAACGGACATATGCCAGATGTGCCTTACTGGCAGCAATCAGTCCAATCAGTGGCATCATCAAAGCAATCTAGCTATACTCAAAAG GTCAAATATGCACCAAATGGTTGTGGTATGAAGAAAGGATGTGTTTTCTCTGCTGGCACCAGTACAAAAGGATCATTGTCTGAGGTTTCAGACAACCTGAGTACCATGCTTACCGCTGCACCTCCTAAGCAGCAGAAACAGATACTTGGAGACCACCTCTATCCTCTAATTAGTCAACACAAG CCCCATCTTGCTGCAAAGGTTACAGGAATGCTCTTGGAAATGGACAACTCAGAGCTTTTATCATTGTTCAAGTCACCAGAATCTCTGGCAGCAATGGTGCAAAAAGCAGTTGAGATGCTCAACCTCCCCAAGACTGAAGTTTCCCCTCGAGATTCATGTCTTCCAAATCTTCTCTCTGCTAAGTTGCAGTCAACTTAG